In Bacteroidota bacterium, a single window of DNA contains:
- the mraW gene encoding 16S rRNA (cytosine(1402)-N(4))-methyltransferase: protein MKYHTPVLLNESLEGLNINPAGIYVDLTFGGGGHSREILNRLTTGKLFAFDQDADAQANILPDERFTFIGQNFRYM, encoded by the coding sequence ATGAAATACCACACACCTGTACTGCTGAATGAGAGCCTGGAGGGATTAAATATTAATCCTGCAGGTATTTATGTAGATCTTACGTTTGGAGGAGGAGGGCATTCGCGTGAAATCCTAAACCGTCTTACGACAGGAAAACTTTTTGCTTTCGATCAGGATGCGGATGCTCAGGCAAATATTCTGCCTGATGAGCGTTTTACTTTTATAGGTCAGAATTTCAGGTATATG
- a CDS encoding heavy metal-associated domain-containing protein has product MAELKFKTNIKCNGCIAKVAPVLDKEKNINKWKVDLNDPERTLVVEGEIKPEEVQKLLGQVGYKAEIK; this is encoded by the coding sequence ATGGCAGAATTAAAATTCAAAACCAACATCAAATGCAATGGCTGTATAGCCAAAGTCGCACCAGTTCTCGACAAGGAAAAAAATATAAATAAATGGAAGGTCGACCTGAATGATCCCGAAAGGACCCTCGTTGTTGAAGGTGAAATAAAACCCGAAGAGGTTCAGAAATTACTCGGCCAGGTAGGTTACAAAGCAGAAATCAAATAG
- a CDS encoding D-alanine--D-alanine ligase, with translation MKKNIAIIAGGNSAESVISLKSAEQLSTQIDKDLYQTYIIYIKGTDWKAKGEDFEGVQVNKNDFSIEINGQKITFDCALMAIHGNPGEDGHLQGYFDMMELPYTSCDMLTSALTFDKYVCKNYLRQFGICTANAILVRKGQNQVNPEDVVKELHLPLFVKPNKNGSSVGVTKVKVAEQIIPAIEKAFVDDDEVIIEEFIEGTEITCGLIKAQNKKLIFPITEIVSKNEFFDYEAKYQNGFSQEITPARIDQKVEEDCKNIASEIYDVLNCKGIVRVDYIFSKDKLYFLEINTVPGMSESSIVPKQIRTAGMTMKEVLTLLIEDSISRK, from the coding sequence ATGAAAAAAAATATTGCCATTATAGCTGGAGGAAATTCTGCTGAATCCGTCATTTCATTGAAAAGTGCAGAGCAATTAAGTACCCAGATTGATAAAGACCTTTATCAGACTTATATCATTTATATAAAAGGTACCGATTGGAAAGCGAAAGGTGAAGATTTTGAAGGCGTTCAGGTCAACAAGAATGACTTCAGCATTGAAATAAATGGGCAAAAAATCACTTTCGACTGTGCATTGATGGCTATACATGGAAATCCTGGAGAAGACGGTCATTTGCAGGGGTATTTTGATATGATGGAATTACCTTATACTTCATGCGATATGCTGACCTCTGCACTTACTTTCGATAAATATGTCTGCAAGAATTATTTGCGACAGTTCGGAATTTGTACTGCCAATGCCATTCTGGTAAGGAAGGGGCAGAATCAGGTCAATCCTGAGGATGTTGTGAAGGAATTACATTTACCCCTCTTTGTAAAACCCAATAAGAATGGCTCTAGTGTAGGTGTAACAAAAGTAAAGGTTGCAGAACAGATTATTCCTGCTATTGAGAAAGCTTTTGTTGATGATGATGAGGTTATTATTGAGGAGTTTATTGAAGGAACCGAAATCACTTGCGGCTTGATCAAAGCTCAAAATAAAAAACTTATTTTCCCTATCACTGAGATCGTTTCTAAAAATGAGTTCTTTGATTACGAAGCCAAGTATCAGAATGGATTTAGCCAGGAAATTACTCCTGCCCGCATTGACCAGAAAGTCGAAGAAGATTGCAAAAATATTGCCTCTGAAATTTATGATGTGCTGAATTGCAAGGGTATAGTCAGAGTTGATTATATTTTCAGCAAGGATAAATTATATTTCCTGGAAATCAACACAGTTCCCGGAATGAGCGAGAGCAGTATTGTTCCCAAACAGATTCGCACAGCCGGAATGACCATGAAAGAAGTGTTGACTTTGTTGATTGAGGATTCCATTTCGAGAAAGTAA
- a CDS encoding PASTA domain-containing protein, whose protein sequence is MKEIYNFICSKLFFKHFLIACSILIGFVIVVMFALKIYTHHGQAFIVPQLKGLTVEEAAQILADKGLNYQVIDSVFRPDMKKGVIVEQNPPANFKVKANRTIFLTVNAMNAAKIKMPDLVGLSLRQAKSTIEAQGLIMGNISYAPDIALNIVLNQKINGNIVSAGIDVEKGSVVDLVLGSGNASGQLTVPELLGLTLDNAKHILENAMLNLGTITFDKTVKSPQDKATAVIWKQDPMPDGNSESPERGSSVNLWLTKDVNKVSTESPKETSPGSTQKESDEEDNF, encoded by the coding sequence ATGAAGGAAATTTATAACTTCATTTGTTCAAAACTTTTTTTTAAGCATTTTTTAATTGCCTGTTCCATACTGATCGGTTTTGTTATCGTGGTCATGTTTGCCTTGAAGATATATACTCATCATGGCCAGGCTTTTATCGTACCTCAGCTAAAAGGCTTAACCGTAGAGGAAGCAGCGCAAATATTGGCTGATAAAGGTTTGAATTACCAGGTAATTGATTCTGTTTTTCGTCCTGATATGAAAAAGGGAGTCATTGTTGAGCAAAATCCCCCTGCCAATTTTAAAGTAAAGGCCAACCGGACAATTTTCCTGACTGTCAACGCAATGAATGCTGCAAAGATAAAAATGCCTGATTTGGTCGGCCTTTCGTTGCGTCAGGCCAAATCTACTATTGAAGCACAGGGTTTAATCATGGGCAATATTAGTTATGCACCGGATATTGCGCTAAATATTGTTTTAAATCAAAAAATAAACGGAAATATTGTTTCAGCAGGTATTGATGTGGAAAAAGGTTCGGTTGTTGATCTTGTTTTGGGCTCAGGAAATGCAAGCGGCCAGTTGACTGTTCCCGAACTGTTGGGCTTGACTCTTGACAACGCCAAACATATTCTGGAAAATGCCATGTTGAACCTAGGTACGATTACTTTCGACAAGACCGTAAAAAGCCCGCAGGATAAAGCAACAGCTGTGATATGGAAACAAGATCCCATGCCGGATGGGAATAGTGAATCTCCTGAGCGGGGATCATCCGTAAATCTTTGGCTGACAAAAGATGTCAATAAAGTATCAACTGAATCTCCTAAAGAAACTTCTCCTGGTTCTACTCAGAAAGAAAGTGATGAAGAAGATAACTTTTAA
- a CDS encoding T9SS type A sorting domain-containing protein: MPFIDDFSDSYIFPDQHRWADQNVYINNQYGVNPISIGVATFDALDRNGKIYDNASNTPGQADFLTSLPVNLAYTPKDSIYLSFFYQPQGLGDSPEEGDSLVLQFYSPVDGQWQTQWRASFHLSDSSSREYYGNSAIPKVFKPAGTSPSDTFRCVMIPIRDARFLQKGFKFRFFNLVSFSSSISDPGKKSNCDIWNLDYVYLNKNRKYSDTIMNDVALVSSTGSLLRTYESVPWKHFPNAYITELKPTIPIAYRNNSNTVKNVWRKFVLKDLYKNVTSSVIEGGNINVEPQTRVLYNEDLSTDIFDVDALDSAKFQITSYLITGDFDYKSNDTARYLQVFKNYYAYDDGSAELGFGISGRGASNSMTACKFTPCKSDTLRGVYIYFNRTLNNYSGQLSFYLTVWKDNNGMPGDTICCRPGFKPLYADSLNQFIYYPLDTAIYIKQNQPFYIGLKQVSEDFLNIGFDVNKNNKGKYFCYYEASWHDFPYNGSLMIRPVFSMKAISNPQTGIQQNETENISRDFSVYPNPASTLINLSFKDGTDLSRVHVSIYNLSGKLMYSALGYSSPVDISGFSNGLYIVRVTDEHSYSTAKKIIVSH, translated from the coding sequence TTGCCCTTTATAGATGACTTTTCTGATTCATATATTTTTCCTGATCAACACCGGTGGGCCGATCAGAATGTTTATATCAATAACCAATATGGTGTCAATCCCATTTCGATAGGTGTAGCTACCTTTGATGCCCTCGATCGTAACGGGAAGATTTATGACAATGCTTCCAATACGCCTGGCCAAGCTGATTTTTTAACTTCACTTCCGGTTAATTTGGCTTATACCCCCAAGGACAGCATTTATCTTAGTTTTTTTTACCAGCCTCAGGGATTAGGCGATTCTCCTGAAGAAGGAGATTCACTTGTTTTGCAGTTTTATTCACCGGTTGATGGGCAATGGCAAACACAATGGCGCGCAAGTTTTCATCTCTCCGATTCATCCTCGCGGGAATATTACGGCAATTCGGCAATACCCAAGGTTTTTAAACCTGCCGGCACTTCCCCTTCTGATACCTTCAGGTGTGTCATGATTCCGATCAGGGATGCCCGGTTTTTGCAAAAAGGTTTCAAATTTAGATTTTTTAACCTGGTTTCTTTTTCATCGAGCATCTCTGATCCGGGGAAGAAAAGCAATTGCGATATCTGGAACCTGGATTATGTTTATCTGAACAAAAACAGAAAATATTCGGATACCATCATGAACGATGTTGCCCTTGTAAGTTCCACGGGATCCCTTTTACGGACCTACGAATCTGTGCCCTGGAAACATTTTCCCAATGCTTATATTACGGAATTGAAGCCAACCATCCCTATTGCATACCGGAATAATTCAAATACGGTTAAGAATGTATGGCGAAAGTTTGTTTTGAAAGATTTGTATAAAAATGTTACTTCTTCCGTTATTGAAGGAGGCAACATCAATGTGGAACCTCAAACCCGGGTGTTATACAATGAAGATTTATCGACCGATATTTTTGATGTGGATGCCCTTGATTCCGCCAAATTTCAAATTACAAGTTATTTGATAACCGGGGATTTCGACTATAAAAGCAATGATACTGCAAGATATTTGCAGGTCTTTAAAAATTATTATGCTTACGATGACGGGAGTGCGGAACTGGGTTTCGGCATCAGTGGAAGGGGCGCTTCCAATTCAATGACTGCCTGCAAATTTACGCCATGCAAATCGGATACTCTGCGGGGTGTTTATATTTATTTCAACCGCACGCTGAACAACTATTCCGGACAGTTGTCATTTTACCTTACTGTCTGGAAGGACAATAACGGGATGCCTGGTGATACTATCTGCTGCAGGCCGGGCTTTAAACCGCTCTATGCCGATAGCCTGAACCAGTTTATTTATTATCCGCTTGATACGGCTATTTATATTAAACAAAATCAGCCCTTTTACATAGGATTGAAGCAGGTCAGCGAAGACTTCCTGAATATTGGTTTTGATGTAAATAAAAACAACAAAGGCAAATATTTTTGTTATTATGAGGCAAGTTGGCATGATTTCCCTTATAACGGCTCGTTAATGATACGTCCGGTTTTTAGCATGAAAGCGATTTCCAACCCCCAAACCGGCATTCAACAAAATGAAACAGAAAATATCTCCCGGGATTTTTCTGTTTATCCCAATCCGGCTTCAACCTTGATCAATTTAAGTTTTAAAGACGGGACGGATTTGTCCAGGGTTCATGTTTCAATTTATAATCTTTCCGGAAAGCTGATGTATTCGGCTTTGGGTTATTCGTCTCCTGTTGACATATCAGGCTTTTCAAACGGACTATATATCGTCAGGGTTACCGATGAGCATAGTTACAGTACTGCAAAAAAAATTATCGTTTCTCATTAA
- a CDS encoding division/cell wall cluster transcriptional repressor MraZ, which translates to MATFIGDYTCKVDSKGRIMLPAAFKRQMPSALQDRFVVKKDIFEKCLVLYPMDEWERQVSLIRARTNPYNKEHSRFLREFFKNTAELVLDATNRLLIPAHLLELSEIFQDVVLAGQDGKIEIWAKDLYQNLGLGEDEFATLAEKILGNGLNNQETQMP; encoded by the coding sequence ATGGCCACATTTATAGGAGATTATACTTGCAAAGTCGATTCAAAAGGGAGAATTATGCTTCCGGCGGCTTTTAAAAGGCAGATGCCTTCTGCCTTGCAGGATAGATTTGTGGTTAAAAAGGACATATTTGAGAAGTGCCTGGTGTTATATCCCATGGATGAGTGGGAAAGGCAAGTTAGTCTTATTCGTGCGCGGACTAATCCTTATAATAAGGAGCACAGTCGTTTTTTGAGGGAATTTTTTAAGAATACGGCAGAACTGGTACTGGATGCGACCAACAGGCTTTTAATTCCTGCGCATTTGCTGGAACTTTCAGAAATTTTCCAGGATGTGGTTCTGGCTGGTCAGGATGGTAAAATTGAAATCTGGGCTAAGGATTTATATCAGAATTTAGGCCTTGGCGAAGATGAGTTTGCAACATTGGCTGAGAAAATTTTAGGAAACGGTTTAAATAACCAGGAAACACAAATGCCATGA
- a CDS encoding heavy metal translocating P-type ATPase, which translates to MEKVTIPVTGMSCTACASSIETTIGSLNGVLRNSVNFANNNVFIEYQPDKIHLDDIKKAVVSIGYDLLIDQSEQKNLEAIRSSEYKKLKNNTLGAVAFAFPLLAISMLLGMKWRYSGYLQFLLAVPVIFIFGRVFFVNALKQAQHLKTNMDTLVAMSTGIAFLFSTFNTFYPQFFISQGLEPHIYFEAAAVIIAFILLGRMLEEKAKSKTSQAIKDLMKLQPLTVKVIREGKEVELPTEELLTGDLVIIHPGERIPVDGKVEWGSSFVDESTINGESIPSEKLKNDPVFAGTLNQKGSIRIIAEKVGKETILAHIIKTVEEAQGSKAPVQKLADKIAGIFVPVVISISLLTFLIWYFSGVPQSLTHAFLSMVTVLIIACPCALGLATPTAVMVGIGKGAKNGILVKDAESLETAHKVDTIVLDKTGTLTLGKPEVVHSIWSSNVRNQESYENILLSIESLSEHPLSEALVNMLKNKKKEPIEIDHFESITGRGIKAEADGKVYFAGNEQFMEDNGLELKTFYEGKEEAIKNNGKTRIYFASQSEILSVFEIADTIKATTPKAIEAFKQMGIEVIMLTGDNESTAAAIARQTGINRYKASVLPDEKALFIKELQKNGKTVAMVGDGINDSEALALADLSIAMGNGSDVAMDVAKITLVNSDLLQIVKSIRLSKETVKTIRQNLFWAFVYNLISIPVAAGALFPFFGFLLNPMIGSAAMALSSVSVVSNSLRLRTRKL; encoded by the coding sequence ATGGAGAAAGTAACAATACCGGTTACCGGAATGAGCTGCACCGCCTGCGCTTCGTCAATAGAAACCACCATTGGATCGCTGAATGGCGTGCTGAGAAATTCTGTTAATTTTGCAAACAATAATGTTTTTATTGAATATCAGCCGGACAAAATCCATCTGGATGACATAAAAAAAGCCGTGGTATCTATAGGTTATGACCTGCTTATCGATCAAAGCGAACAAAAAAACCTTGAAGCCATTCGAAGTTCGGAATATAAAAAACTAAAAAACAACACCTTAGGGGCTGTTGCATTTGCTTTTCCACTCCTGGCTATCTCCATGCTCTTAGGAATGAAATGGCGCTATTCGGGCTATCTCCAGTTTCTTCTGGCAGTTCCTGTAATTTTTATATTTGGAAGGGTATTTTTCGTCAATGCCCTGAAACAGGCCCAACACCTGAAAACCAATATGGATACCCTGGTGGCAATGAGTACGGGAATAGCTTTTCTTTTCAGCACATTCAACACATTTTATCCTCAATTCTTCATTAGCCAAGGTTTAGAACCTCATATTTATTTCGAGGCTGCTGCTGTAATCATTGCTTTTATTCTCTTGGGCAGGATGTTGGAAGAAAAAGCCAAGTCAAAGACTTCCCAGGCCATCAAAGATCTGATGAAGCTGCAACCCCTGACAGTTAAGGTTATCAGAGAGGGAAAAGAAGTAGAACTGCCGACCGAAGAGCTTTTAACTGGCGACCTTGTCATTATTCACCCTGGCGAAAGGATACCGGTTGATGGTAAAGTTGAATGGGGAAGTTCTTTTGTGGACGAAAGCACCATCAACGGAGAATCAATTCCTTCCGAAAAACTGAAAAATGACCCGGTTTTTGCCGGCACATTGAACCAGAAAGGAAGTATTCGCATCATTGCCGAAAAAGTCGGAAAAGAAACTATCCTGGCACACATCATCAAAACTGTTGAAGAAGCTCAGGGCAGTAAGGCACCCGTGCAAAAACTTGCAGATAAAATTGCCGGCATATTTGTACCCGTGGTTATTTCCATTTCCCTTTTGACTTTTTTAATCTGGTATTTTTCAGGAGTTCCTCAAAGTCTTACCCATGCCTTTCTTTCAATGGTTACTGTTTTGATCATTGCCTGCCCCTGTGCCCTTGGCCTTGCAACACCTACGGCAGTCATGGTCGGCATTGGGAAAGGAGCCAAAAACGGCATTCTTGTTAAAGATGCCGAAAGCCTTGAAACTGCCCATAAAGTGGATACTATTGTGCTGGATAAAACCGGTACACTTACTCTCGGAAAGCCTGAGGTTGTACATTCCATTTGGAGTTCCAATGTCAGAAATCAGGAATCATACGAAAATATATTGCTTTCCATTGAAAGTCTTTCAGAACATCCACTCTCTGAGGCCTTGGTAAACATGCTAAAAAACAAAAAAAAGGAGCCAATTGAAATAGATCATTTCGAGAGCATTACCGGAAGAGGGATTAAAGCTGAAGCAGATGGAAAAGTTTATTTTGCAGGAAATGAACAATTCATGGAAGATAATGGACTGGAACTAAAAACCTTTTACGAAGGAAAAGAGGAAGCCATAAAAAATAATGGAAAAACCAGAATTTATTTCGCTTCTCAGTCGGAAATTCTCAGTGTCTTTGAAATTGCTGATACCATCAAAGCCACAACCCCAAAAGCCATAGAAGCTTTTAAGCAGATGGGGATAGAAGTCATTATGCTTACAGGAGACAACGAAAGTACGGCTGCAGCCATAGCCAGGCAAACCGGGATCAACCGTTACAAAGCAAGTGTCCTGCCTGATGAAAAAGCTTTATTTATCAAAGAGCTTCAAAAAAATGGCAAAACAGTGGCGATGGTTGGCGACGGGATCAACGATTCTGAAGCACTGGCATTGGCCGACCTGAGTATTGCCATGGGCAACGGTAGTGATGTTGCCATGGATGTCGCCAAAATAACTTTGGTCAACTCCGACCTCTTGCAAATTGTAAAATCCATCAGGCTGTCAAAAGAAACGGTAAAGACCATCAGGCAAAACCTCTTTTGGGCTTTCGTTTACAACCTGATCAGCATACCGGTTGCTGCCGGAGCCTTATTCCCATTTTTCGGGTTTCTGCTGAACCCGATGATAGGAAGTGCAGCAATGGCGCTAAGTTCGGTTTCAGTAGTAAGCAACAGCCTGCGTTTACGCACCAGGAAATTATAA
- a CDS encoding RluA family pseudouridine synthase has protein sequence MTEILNQEEEIQDQGELYEHHHFVVDNGQAPIRIDKFIVNRLQGISRNKIQCATDAGNILVNGNPVKSSYKVRPGDEISIVMAYPPKEFELIPEDIPINIIYEDDDLLVVNKEAGMVVHPGFGNFTGTLLNALAWHLKDLPLFQNGDARPGLVHRIDKDTSGILVVAKTELAANKLARQFFDHSIDRKYQALVWGDFKEDEGTIEGNIGRSPRDRTKMCVFDDASEGKTAITHYKVLERFGYVTLIECVLETGRTHQIRVHLKHKGHPLFNDETYGGNIILKGTTFSKYKQFIQNCFKILPRQALHAKSLGFIHPATGKYVFFDSELPADLKEVLEKWRNYTINRNNTDF, from the coding sequence ATGACAGAAATTTTAAACCAGGAAGAAGAAATACAGGATCAGGGCGAACTTTATGAACACCACCATTTTGTTGTGGACAATGGCCAGGCTCCCATACGTATTGATAAGTTTATTGTGAACCGCCTGCAGGGCATTTCACGCAATAAGATACAATGTGCCACTGATGCAGGGAATATCCTGGTGAACGGAAATCCTGTGAAATCAAGTTATAAGGTCAGACCCGGTGACGAGATTTCAATTGTCATGGCCTACCCGCCTAAAGAGTTTGAGCTTATCCCTGAAGATATTCCTATAAATATTATTTATGAAGATGATGATTTGTTGGTAGTCAACAAGGAAGCAGGGATGGTGGTGCATCCCGGTTTTGGAAATTTTACAGGGACTCTGTTAAATGCCCTTGCCTGGCATCTGAAAGATTTACCTCTTTTCCAGAATGGTGATGCCAGGCCTGGTTTGGTTCACCGTATTGATAAGGATACCTCGGGCATATTGGTAGTGGCTAAAACAGAACTGGCTGCCAACAAGCTGGCCAGGCAATTTTTCGACCATTCCATTGATCGAAAATACCAGGCATTGGTTTGGGGCGATTTTAAAGAGGATGAAGGCACCATTGAAGGCAATATCGGCCGAAGTCCGAGGGACCGCACCAAAATGTGCGTTTTTGATGATGCTTCTGAAGGGAAGACTGCCATTACCCATTATAAAGTACTCGAACGTTTTGGTTATGTCACTTTGATAGAATGTGTCCTTGAAACCGGCCGCACCCACCAGATCCGGGTTCATTTAAAACATAAGGGACATCCTCTGTTTAATGACGAAACTTATGGTGGAAATATAATTCTGAAGGGTACAACTTTTAGTAAGTACAAGCAGTTCATACAAAATTGTTTCAAGATTCTGCCACGCCAGGCCCTTCATGCCAAATCGCTTGGATTCATTCATCCTGCTACCGGAAAATATGTGTTTTTTGATTCTGAGCTTCCTGCTGACCTGAAAGAAGTATTGGAGAAATGGAGGAATTATACCATTAATAGAAATAATACTGATTTTTAA
- a CDS encoding DUF2271 domain-containing protein: MKKPEVFLCLFVMAFALGSCSVKKNLQVEKGNIRVEIRQGEAWVHKFPLFAGISVKTRPQMAIWIEDTAGNYVSTLFVSKKVATQGWVFSHGSRRQEALPYWEHKRGTQYADGLYLPTKDNPIPDGVTGATPKAGFSVDLKTDEKRLQKFVVVAEFNQSADYNDFYKKTTGIKKSGQSENVSGQPAVVYKVKVDLQSGVKVFPLTLVGHSSEDGSDGNLYPDLSHLTTAKDIVWIINVNVQ, from the coding sequence ATGAAAAAACCTGAAGTTTTCCTTTGTCTTTTTGTAATGGCTTTTGCGTTGGGAAGCTGTTCTGTGAAAAAGAATCTTCAGGTTGAAAAAGGGAATATCCGTGTTGAGATCAGGCAGGGGGAAGCATGGGTACATAAGTTCCCTTTGTTTGCAGGTATTTCAGTAAAAACCAGGCCTCAAATGGCCATTTGGATTGAGGATACTGCGGGTAATTATGTTTCAACCCTTTTTGTGTCTAAAAAAGTTGCTACCCAGGGCTGGGTATTCAGTCATGGCAGCAGGCGCCAGGAAGCTCTTCCTTATTGGGAGCATAAAAGAGGGACACAATATGCCGATGGCCTGTATCTTCCAACAAAAGACAATCCGATACCTGACGGCGTAACCGGAGCAACACCTAAAGCTGGTTTTTCTGTTGATTTGAAGACTGATGAAAAACGGCTTCAAAAATTTGTCGTAGTTGCTGAGTTCAACCAGTCGGCCGATTACAATGATTTTTATAAAAAAACAACCGGAATCAAGAAGTCCGGTCAGTCGGAAAATGTCAGCGGGCAACCTGCCGTTGTGTATAAAGTAAAGGTTGACTTGCAATCCGGGGTAAAAGTTTTCCCTTTAACACTGGTTGGCCATAGCAGTGAGGATGGCAGTGACGGGAATTTATACCCCGACCTTTCCCACCTTACTACAGCCAAAGATATTGTTTGGATCATTAACGTGAACGTGCAATAA
- a CDS encoding GNAT family N-acetyltransferase, protein MKEIIPPVAKEVLRKELTKDKFVRITNKAHNEIYVFTCKDSPNLMREVGRLREISFRLGGGGTGEEVDIDHFDKDPDTYKQLIVWDPQHKEILGGYRFFISNPERENNSTDRIASSHLFNFSETFLKEYWPYTIELGRSFVQPAYQSTNRARKSLYALDNLWDGLGAIMVDNPQMKYFFGKVTMYPTYTPVARNYILYFLDKHFGDRESLVTPKKSLDTQIDKEEFSKIFTGKTYLEDYKILSKHVRDCGERIPPLINAYMNLSPTMKTFGTMINDEFGDVEETGIMITMKDLYINKIERHISTYQRVKYILKTKKEI, encoded by the coding sequence ATGAAAGAGATCATTCCTCCAGTTGCCAAAGAAGTGCTCAGGAAAGAACTTACAAAGGATAAATTTGTAAGAATCACCAATAAAGCGCATAATGAAATTTATGTTTTCACCTGTAAGGATTCGCCAAATCTGATGCGCGAAGTAGGCCGCCTGAGAGAAATCAGCTTCAGGCTGGGAGGCGGAGGCACTGGTGAAGAAGTAGATATAGATCATTTTGACAAAGATCCCGATACTTATAAACAGCTTATTGTCTGGGATCCACAGCATAAGGAAATTTTAGGCGGTTACCGTTTCTTTATTTCCAATCCTGAAAGAGAAAATAATTCTACAGACAGAATTGCTTCCTCCCACCTGTTTAATTTTTCAGAAACTTTTTTAAAGGAATACTGGCCCTATACCATAGAGCTTGGCCGTTCCTTTGTACAACCTGCTTACCAGTCGACCAACAGAGCCAGAAAATCATTGTATGCGCTGGACAATCTATGGGACGGCCTGGGTGCTATTATGGTAGACAACCCACAAATGAAATATTTCTTTGGAAAAGTTACGATGTATCCCACCTACACTCCCGTAGCACGGAATTATATCCTTTATTTTCTCGATAAACATTTTGGTGACCGCGAAAGTCTTGTAACTCCAAAAAAATCACTGGACACTCAAATTGATAAAGAGGAATTCAGTAAAATATTTACCGGGAAAACTTATCTGGAAGATTATAAAATTCTTTCCAAACATGTGAGAGACTGTGGCGAAAGAATACCTCCGCTGATTAATGCTTATATGAATCTTTCCCCGACCATGAAAACATTTGGAACCATGATCAATGATGAATTCGGCGATGTGGAAGAAACAGGCATCATGATTACCATGAAGGATTTATATATCAACAAGATAGAACGGCATATCTCTACCTATCAACGGGTTAAGTATATATTGAAAACAAAAAAAGAAATATAA
- a CDS encoding 1-acyl-sn-glycerol-3-phosphate acyltransferase: protein MNQEVNSRIEPIDIKKLFYNKNPKLASLLPGFVYGLIKRIVHVDFVNEILEEHGDKRGIDFAKAVIKKFNVKVEVKGAENLPADGRFIFASNHPLGGFDGIVLLAVLNNYYPELRFLVNDLLMNLRVFDPLFVPINKHGAQSRGNVELIEEVYAGNAQVLTFPAGLVSRRQKGVIQDLEWKKNFISKAIEYKRDVIPVHFDGRNTNFFYTLANLRKFFRIKSNLEMFFLPDETFRHRNETITVIFGKPVPYTDFNRDKSLKEWAEEIKRKVYKLAEKTV, encoded by the coding sequence ATGAATCAGGAAGTAAACAGCAGAATTGAGCCTATTGATATAAAGAAACTTTTTTACAACAAAAACCCCAAATTGGCCAGTTTGTTGCCGGGTTTTGTGTATGGTCTGATTAAACGGATAGTCCATGTTGATTTTGTAAATGAAATTCTTGAGGAGCATGGAGATAAAAGAGGTATAGATTTTGCAAAAGCCGTCATCAAAAAATTTAATGTAAAAGTTGAAGTAAAAGGGGCTGAAAATCTTCCGGCCGACGGGCGTTTTATCTTTGCCTCCAACCATCCGCTAGGTGGTTTTGATGGAATAGTATTGCTCGCCGTATTAAACAATTATTACCCAGAATTGCGTTTTTTGGTGAATGACCTATTGATGAACCTCAGAGTTTTTGACCCTCTTTTTGTTCCCATCAACAAACATGGGGCACAATCAAGGGGAAATGTGGAATTAATTGAGGAAGTATACGCAGGGAATGCGCAGGTTTTAACCTTTCCGGCAGGTTTGGTTTCGCGCAGACAAAAAGGGGTTATTCAAGACCTTGAATGGAAGAAAAATTTCATATCCAAAGCCATTGAATATAAGCGTGACGTTATCCCTGTACATTTCGACGGGCGCAATACTAATTTCTTTTACACCTTAGCCAACCTGCGGAAATTTTTCAGGATTAAATCAAATCTGGAAATGTTTTTTCTGCCCGACGAAACTTTCAGGCATAGAAATGAAACCATCACCGTTATATTCGGCAAACCTGTTCCCTATACCGACTTTAACAGGGATAAATCGCTGAAAGAATGGGCTGAAGAGATAAAAAGGAAAGTTTATAAACTGGCAGAAAAAACAGTTTAA